From Desulfatitalea tepidiphila, the proteins below share one genomic window:
- a CDS encoding 4'-phosphopantetheinyl transferase family protein — translation MTRRTTLHPVILPVPAAARPLKGRPKVDALRAAAREALAQSARYSGQKLGPLDKDDNGAPLPSNGLYWSLTHKNAYVAAVCSPHAVGIDIERLRPVSESLGERLAAPDEWALAPTVDTLLFFRYWTAKEAVLKAVGMGLTGLSRCRIHRIVDDDHLLLTYDGRPWQVTHHRVGQEHLVTITSDRVELIWHLRL, via the coding sequence ATGACCCGACGCACGACCCTGCATCCCGTGATCCTGCCGGTACCGGCGGCGGCCCGGCCGCTCAAGGGGCGCCCCAAGGTGGACGCCCTGCGCGCCGCGGCCCGCGAAGCGCTGGCCCAGTCGGCCCGATACAGCGGCCAGAAACTCGGCCCGCTGGACAAGGATGACAACGGCGCGCCCCTGCCGAGCAACGGCCTCTATTGGTCTCTGACGCACAAGAATGCCTACGTGGCCGCCGTCTGCTCGCCCCATGCGGTTGGCATCGACATCGAACGGCTGCGTCCGGTGAGCGAGAGCCTGGGGGAACGACTGGCCGCCCCGGACGAGTGGGCGCTGGCGCCGACCGTCGACACGCTCCTCTTCTTTCGTTACTGGACCGCCAAGGAGGCCGTGCTCAAGGCGGTCGGCATGGGGCTGACCGGCCTGTCCCGCTGCCGGATCCACCGCATCGTCGATGACGACCATCTCCTGCTGACCTATGACGGCCGGCCCTGGCAGGTGACCCATCATCGGGTTGGACAAGAGCATCTGGTTACGATAACCTCGGACCGTGTCGAGTTGATATGGCATTTGCGCCTTTGA
- a CDS encoding MBL fold metallo-hydrolase RNA specificity domain-containing protein → MHITFHGAVREVTGSMHLIGTETDHILLDCGLYQGRRKESEEKNRVLPFQASMINNVVLSHAHIDHSGRIPLLVKKGFSGRIVCTRATADTCAYLLPDSAHIQEQDAEYLNYKTVRAALSHGPTLNGKPIGKRKYEALKKMLKKGGGQRIDADAVTQLMIRHRLERVEPLYSIEDAEQALSQFDGVPYHSTSTVGKHLTCTFYEAGHILGSAITIVRHNDNGRTRTVAFTGDLGRFDKPILRDPCFHFDEQDRDIDMLIIESTYGDRDHEPVVDLKPHLMRTLNEAFERGGCVLIPAFAYGRTQELLYIIHELYSEGSVKPRPVYVDSPLATNITKVFGEHPEVYDRDTHETFLRNGKNPFDFKQVHFTQSVEESMALMRDNNPHIVISASGMCEAGRILHHLRYKIHNPKNTIIIVGFMAQHTLGRRILEQGEAYEAAGRSGDAPIVKILNKEYPLKAHVEKIGGFSAHGDRNELLRFLKSSNLRVKKIAVVHGEEDQSLAFADLLRKNGYDARVPMVGQTFEL, encoded by the coding sequence ATGCACATCACCTTCCATGGCGCGGTAAGAGAAGTGACCGGATCCATGCACCTGATCGGTACGGAAACCGATCATATCCTGCTTGATTGCGGCCTTTACCAGGGGCGCCGAAAGGAATCCGAGGAAAAGAACCGGGTCTTGCCGTTTCAGGCCTCCATGATCAACAACGTGGTGCTCTCCCATGCCCACATCGACCATTCGGGCCGCATTCCCCTGCTGGTCAAAAAGGGCTTTTCCGGCCGGATCGTCTGCACCCGCGCCACGGCCGATACCTGCGCCTACCTGCTGCCCGACTCGGCCCACATCCAGGAACAGGATGCCGAATACCTCAACTACAAAACGGTGCGTGCGGCCCTCTCCCATGGCCCGACGCTCAACGGCAAACCCATCGGCAAACGCAAATACGAAGCATTGAAAAAGATGCTCAAAAAGGGCGGCGGCCAGCGCATCGACGCCGACGCCGTGACCCAGCTCATGATCCGCCATCGCCTGGAGCGCGTGGAACCCCTTTACTCGATCGAAGATGCCGAACAGGCCTTGAGTCAATTCGACGGGGTGCCCTATCACAGCACGAGCACCGTAGGCAAACATCTCACCTGCACGTTTTACGAAGCCGGTCATATTTTAGGGTCGGCCATCACCATCGTGCGGCACAACGACAACGGCCGGACCCGTACCGTGGCCTTCACCGGCGACCTGGGACGTTTCGACAAACCGATCCTGCGAGACCCCTGTTTTCATTTCGACGAGCAGGACCGCGACATCGACATGCTCATCATCGAAAGCACCTACGGCGACCGCGACCATGAGCCGGTGGTCGATTTAAAACCCCATCTGATGAGAACGCTCAACGAGGCCTTCGAACGCGGCGGATGCGTGCTGATCCCCGCCTTTGCCTACGGCCGCACGCAGGAGTTGCTCTATATCATCCACGAGCTCTACTCCGAAGGCTCGGTCAAACCCAGGCCTGTCTATGTCGACAGCCCGCTGGCCACCAACATCACCAAGGTCTTCGGCGAGCACCCCGAAGTCTATGATCGGGATACCCACGAGACCTTTTTGCGCAACGGCAAAAATCCCTTCGACTTCAAACAGGTGCACTTCACCCAGTCGGTCGAGGAGTCCATGGCCCTCATGCGCGACAACAACCCCCATATCGTCATCTCCGCTTCGGGCATGTGCGAGGCCGGTCGCATCCTGCACCACCTGCGTTATAAAATCCACAATCCCAAAAACACCATCATCATCGTCGGCTTCATGGCCCAGCATACCCTGGGCCGGCGCATCCTCGAGCAGGGCGAGGCCTATGAGGCGGCCGGTCGCAGCGGCGACGCGCCCATCGTCAAGATCCTCAACAAAGAGTATCCCCTCAAAGCCCATGTCGAAAAAATCGGGGGTTTTTCCGCCCACGGGGATCGCAACGAACTGCTGCGCTTTTTGAAATCATCCAATCTGCGCGTGAAGAAGATCGCCGTGGTCCACGGCGAAGAGGATCAGAGTCTGGCCTTTGCCGATCTGTTGAGAAAAAACGGCTATGATGCGCGGGTACCGATGGTGGGTCAGACCTTTGAGCTGTAA
- a CDS encoding tetratricopeptide repeat protein has translation MAPQDPFGHRFRGYLHYRRKQYDKAVADLEAALQLNPEDAYAHFYLTYAYAGLYQTAARLDPQRSGYKERFRYHRERTRSFTDRHPLRVAWLNRSYPDGSRQGGD, from the coding sequence TTGGCGCCGCAGGATCCTTTCGGCCATCGATTCAGGGGCTACCTGCACTACCGCCGAAAGCAGTACGACAAGGCGGTTGCGGACCTCGAAGCCGCCCTGCAGCTGAATCCGGAAGATGCCTACGCGCATTTTTACCTGACCTATGCCTACGCGGGGCTTTACCAGACGGCCGCACGGCTGGACCCGCAGCGCAGCGGCTACAAAGAGCGCTTCCGGTATCATCGCGAACGCACTCGATCCTTCACGGACCGCCATCCGCTTCGGGTGGCATGGCTGAATCGATCCTATCCCGATGGATCGAGGCAAGGCGGCGACTAA
- a CDS encoding TPM domain-containing protein, which produces MVPAITTAPARTVGELSRADASQRNAVRPTRGAWRPLWLLVMMLLLFPRCDREGGFDLERTLKARPAEDHMVFDYVGVTQDVRPSVELHLSAIRDRYKIEILIVVLPSLGDRSSVTDAAVQLFSNWDIGKQLQGRGLLMLLVDDVKTVKLEVGYELEDVFTDLFTGYIQDVQLQPYFASGKLDIGLIAMMEEIEARSQIKYQGRYNHASVAALDARYLSQGAGARHVLEEQERPGPSAGVINGSYPAGSTPEQAWQTMIRHWHDKVRDPDLGVYTAITRLTYRDYIHLPDARFDQDYRRYARKSYEVRQSGDYAVIYFGREKGWENSPFFLCRCGEGWKFDIVHQRRFVRMGTAPDWGIEFSEHPYMGLLMDAFHFNGQDIPLAGDDLYTIEKDAWWAEQVVFYETLHESDEKDVDVSMALGRLYTLVSMSRKAIPLLKAVQQRSPQDPRP; this is translated from the coding sequence ATGGTCCCGGCGATCACAACCGCTCCGGCCCGAACGGTGGGGGAACTTTCCCGTGCCGACGCATCGCAACGCAATGCCGTTCGTCCAACGAGAGGTGCTTGGCGACCCCTCTGGCTGCTGGTCATGATGCTGTTGCTTTTCCCGAGGTGCGACAGAGAGGGCGGCTTTGATTTGGAGCGGACCCTGAAGGCGCGGCCGGCGGAAGATCATATGGTCTTTGATTATGTCGGCGTGACGCAGGATGTCCGGCCATCGGTCGAGCTTCATTTGTCGGCGATTCGTGACCGCTACAAGATTGAAATCCTCATCGTGGTCCTTCCCTCTCTCGGGGATCGCTCTTCGGTGACCGATGCCGCCGTTCAGCTGTTTTCCAACTGGGACATCGGCAAGCAGCTGCAGGGGCGCGGCCTGTTGATGCTGCTGGTGGATGACGTCAAGACCGTGAAACTCGAGGTGGGATACGAGCTCGAAGATGTGTTTACCGATCTGTTCACCGGTTATATCCAGGATGTGCAGCTGCAGCCCTACTTTGCTTCGGGAAAGTTGGACATCGGCCTGATCGCGATGATGGAAGAGATCGAGGCCCGCTCCCAAATCAAGTATCAGGGGCGATACAACCATGCCTCGGTAGCGGCACTGGACGCCCGCTATCTCTCCCAGGGCGCCGGCGCCCGGCATGTGCTCGAAGAGCAGGAGCGGCCGGGGCCGTCGGCCGGGGTGATCAACGGTAGTTACCCGGCCGGCAGCACGCCCGAGCAAGCCTGGCAAACCATGATCCGGCACTGGCATGATAAGGTGCGGGATCCCGACCTGGGCGTCTACACCGCCATTACACGGCTCACCTACCGCGACTACATCCACCTGCCGGACGCACGTTTTGATCAGGATTACCGGCGTTATGCCCGGAAATCATACGAGGTGAGGCAATCCGGCGATTATGCGGTGATCTATTTCGGCAGGGAAAAGGGATGGGAGAACAGCCCCTTCTTCTTGTGCCGATGCGGGGAAGGGTGGAAGTTCGATATCGTGCACCAGCGGCGCTTCGTGCGCATGGGCACGGCCCCCGACTGGGGCATCGAGTTTTCCGAGCATCCCTACATGGGCCTGCTCATGGATGCCTTTCATTTCAATGGGCAGGACATTCCATTGGCCGGCGATGACCTGTACACCATCGAAAAAGACGCCTGGTGGGCCGAACAAGTGGTGTTTTACGAAACGTTGCACGAGTCCGACGAGAAGGATGTCGACGTCTCGATGGCCCTGGGACGTCTTTACACCCTGGTCTCCATGAGCCGCAAGGCGATACCGCTGCTCAAGGCGGTGCAACAACGATCACCCCAGGACCCCCGGCCGTAA
- a CDS encoding helix-turn-helix transcriptional regulator: MGKLLTTREVARHLGINEKMVYTLIAEKGLPASKVTGKWLFPQHLVDQWVEAHTVNLSAVTGPTPSAEGLLIIAGSNDPLLEQTIGLFNGVYTDNLAVFGNLGSLGGIRSLKQDLCHIATSHILQENGQEYNFEILDQHLDTLPVVVNFCRRRQGLIVAKGNPRSIHQTADLNQTGLRVVNRKLGTGTRQLFDLELNRAGIKGAAISGYDHEVQRHMDIGLAVLSGKADAGPGIQPVAEQLGLDFVPWRWERYDLLIRKERFFGVPMQRFLGLLHEERFHRLASPYLGYDTTISGKMIFRQTTTNHESNQASEEEKR; this comes from the coding sequence ATGGGAAAACTGCTGACCACCAGAGAGGTTGCGCGCCACCTGGGCATCAATGAAAAGATGGTTTACACGCTCATTGCGGAAAAAGGGCTGCCGGCTTCCAAAGTGACCGGCAAATGGCTTTTTCCCCAGCACCTGGTGGATCAATGGGTCGAGGCCCACACGGTGAATTTGTCGGCCGTGACCGGACCGACGCCTTCCGCCGAAGGCTTGCTGATCATCGCAGGCAGCAACGATCCGCTGCTCGAACAGACCATCGGCCTGTTCAATGGTGTGTACACCGATAACCTGGCCGTGTTCGGGAACCTGGGCAGCCTTGGCGGCATCCGTTCGCTCAAACAGGACCTGTGCCACATCGCCACGAGCCATATTCTCCAGGAAAATGGCCAGGAGTATAACTTCGAGATTCTAGACCAGCATCTGGACACGCTCCCGGTGGTGGTCAACTTCTGCCGCAGGCGTCAGGGGCTGATCGTGGCCAAGGGCAATCCCCGATCCATTCACCAGACCGCGGATCTCAATCAAACCGGCTTGCGGGTGGTCAATCGGAAGCTGGGTACCGGCACCCGCCAGCTCTTCGACCTGGAGCTGAACAGAGCCGGGATCAAGGGTGCCGCCATCAGCGGTTATGACCATGAAGTTCAACGTCACATGGATATCGGGCTGGCCGTGCTCTCCGGAAAAGCGGACGCCGGGCCGGGCATCCAGCCGGTAGCCGAGCAGTTGGGCCTTGATTTTGTGCCCTGGCGCTGGGAGCGCTACGATCTGCTGATCCGCAAGGAGCGGTTTTTCGGCGTTCCCATGCAGCGCTTTCTCGGCCTGCTGCATGAAGAGCGTTTTCACCGCCTGGCGTCCCCGTATCTGGGTTACGACACCACCATCAGCGGCAAGATGATCTTTCGCCAAACCACGACCAATCATGAATCCAACCAAGCAAGCGAGGAGGAAAAGCGATGA
- a CDS encoding substrate-binding domain-containing protein, with protein sequence MKTLFFIVKRHLLWVLMLAWLCGPAWAAEPQQLLMATTTSTDNTGLLDYLAPYFTKATGIDIRWTATGTGKALALGQNCDVDVLLVHAPAAEKKYVEAGYGQNRREIMYNDFVFIGPTADPAGVKGKSVAQALEAIKAKKAAFISRGDNSGTHKMEIELWQLANLPQPEKESWYVSTGQGMLTSINVAAEKSGYILTDRGTYIKYAHDKGGQPPMVVLVEGDDVLRNQYSVIEVSPKNCANAKADLARKFSDWMAGSQAQKLIGDFKLLGQSLFIPNAK encoded by the coding sequence ATGAAGACCTTATTTTTTATTGTTAAACGCCACTTACTTTGGGTACTGATGTTGGCTTGGCTTTGCGGCCCGGCCTGGGCCGCCGAACCGCAACAGCTGCTCATGGCGACCACCACCAGCACGGACAACACCGGTCTGCTCGACTACCTGGCCCCCTATTTCACCAAGGCCACGGGCATCGATATTCGCTGGACCGCCACCGGCACGGGCAAGGCCCTGGCTTTAGGGCAGAATTGCGATGTGGATGTGTTGCTGGTGCATGCGCCGGCGGCCGAGAAAAAGTATGTCGAAGCGGGTTACGGTCAAAACCGGCGGGAAATCATGTACAATGATTTTGTCTTCATCGGGCCGACCGCGGACCCTGCCGGCGTCAAAGGCAAGTCAGTGGCCCAGGCCCTCGAGGCGATCAAGGCCAAAAAGGCGGCCTTCATCAGCCGCGGCGACAACTCCGGCACCCACAAAATGGAGATAGAGCTTTGGCAATTGGCCAACCTGCCCCAGCCCGAAAAGGAGAGCTGGTACGTGTCAACCGGCCAGGGCATGCTGACCAGCATCAATGTCGCTGCCGAAAAGTCCGGTTATATCCTCACCGACCGGGGCACTTACATCAAATACGCCCATGACAAAGGCGGTCAGCCGCCCATGGTCGTCCTGGTGGAAGGCGATGACGTCCTGCGCAATCAATACAGCGTCATCGAAGTGAGCCCGAAAAACTGCGCCAACGCCAAAGCCGACCTGGCCCGGAAATTCTCCGACTGGATGGCCGGTTCCCAGGCCCAGAAACTGATCGGCGATTTCAAGTTGTTGGGGCAGTCGTTGTTCATTCCCAACGCAAAATAG
- a CDS encoding ABC transporter permease gives MDFILEGLRQAFLLLFSGNAETYSAVAATLTVSSYAMAVSLAVGIPSGFALGHLRFVGRRQVRLVVDTLMSLPTVFIGLIVYAFVSRQGPLGHMGLLFTLQGIAIGLTILALPVVISLSAAAVESTDASLRTTLLSLGAGNRQLMLGTLWEARHAILAGSLAAYGRVMTEVGIAMIVGGNIKWHTRTITTAIALETNKGQFGMGIALGLVLLLIAFIVNGSVSFLRKR, from the coding sequence ATGGACTTCATTCTCGAGGGTCTGCGCCAGGCGTTCCTGCTGCTATTCTCCGGCAATGCCGAAACCTATTCGGCGGTGGCGGCCACGCTGACGGTTTCCAGTTACGCCATGGCCGTCAGCCTGGCCGTGGGGATTCCCTCGGGGTTTGCACTGGGCCACCTGCGTTTTGTCGGCCGGCGCCAGGTTCGGTTGGTGGTCGACACCTTGATGTCCTTGCCCACGGTCTTCATCGGCCTGATCGTCTATGCCTTTGTCTCGCGGCAGGGGCCGCTGGGCCACATGGGCCTCCTGTTCACCCTGCAGGGAATTGCCATCGGCCTGACCATTCTGGCCCTGCCGGTGGTCATTTCCTTGAGTGCCGCGGCCGTGGAGAGCACGGATGCCAGCCTGCGTACGACGCTGCTTTCCCTGGGCGCCGGCAACCGCCAGTTGATGCTCGGTACGTTGTGGGAGGCCCGCCACGCCATCCTGGCCGGATCCTTGGCCGCCTATGGCCGCGTCATGACCGAAGTGGGAATCGCCATGATCGTCGGCGGCAACATCAAGTGGCATACACGCACCATCACCACGGCCATCGCCCTGGAGACCAATAAGGGCCAGTTCGGCATGGGCATCGCCCTGGGACTGGTGCTGCTGTTGATCGCCTTTATCGTCAACGGCTCCGTATCGTTTCTCAGGAAAAGATAG